The following proteins come from a genomic window of Geomonas sp. RF6:
- a CDS encoding TRAP transporter small permease, producing MDRFIGILSKSFMAVGGAALFVLVLLATGNVTMRFFHAPYAGTYELVSFLGALVTAGALAHTQRRKDHIVVDILSEKFPPVVKRVLDAVNYAVTCALFAVISWQVWVWGDKIRTGGELSETLKIDYYPFVYGVSVGFGLLAVVLFVDFLKSLAHPEHPEVHQ from the coding sequence ATGGACCGTTTCATCGGGATTTTGTCGAAGTCATTTATGGCCGTCGGGGGGGCGGCACTCTTCGTGCTGGTGCTCCTCGCCACCGGGAACGTGACGATGCGATTTTTCCACGCACCGTATGCCGGGACGTATGAGCTCGTTTCCTTCCTGGGGGCGCTGGTGACCGCCGGCGCCCTTGCGCACACCCAGCGCCGCAAGGACCACATCGTGGTGGACATCCTCTCCGAGAAGTTCCCTCCGGTGGTAAAGCGCGTCCTCGATGCGGTGAACTACGCCGTCACCTGCGCCCTCTTCGCGGTCATCTCCTGGCAGGTGTGGGTATGGGGTGACAAGATCAGGACCGGAGGAGAGCTCTCCGAGACGCTGAAGATCGATTACTACCCCTTCGTGTACGGCGTCTCCGTCGGCTTTGGTCTCCTCGCCGTCGTCCTCTTCGTGGACTTCCTGAAGTCGCTGGCGCACCCGGAACACCCGGAGGTGCACCAATGA
- a CDS encoding TRAP transporter large permease: protein MNGPMLGVYGILAMFFILFVLRIPAAFTMLLVGFAGIATATSLDAAFAMTGSELWNIFSNYGLTVIPLFILVGEIVHYAGYNNSLYYASYRWFGHKRGGLAMTTIMASAAFSAISGSNTATAATMSAVAIPAMKEYKYHPLLNAGSVAAGATLGVLIPPSIVLVVYGLYTGQSIGKLFFGNVIPSAILTTLILLTVVWICRRHPDWGPAGPKSTWNERFAALPEALDILLLFGIIMYALFTGVVTATEAAAVSCFLALIICTVRRKLTWKKVAGAFVDTLRISCMVFMIVAGAVIFAKFLTITRLPYETAEWISALQLPRWMVLWVILLCYIIGGCIMDALAFLLVSLPIFYPLVTQLGYDPVWFGQVITIVTTMGSIMPPIGICCYVVSGMSGIPLGTVFKSSLYYFPSYIVSIVVLMVSPYWTVLVLSDLVK, encoded by the coding sequence ATGAACGGTCCGATGCTCGGCGTCTACGGCATCCTCGCGATGTTCTTCATCCTCTTCGTGCTGCGCATTCCGGCAGCCTTTACCATGCTGCTGGTCGGCTTTGCCGGGATCGCCACCGCCACCTCGCTCGATGCAGCCTTCGCCATGACCGGCTCGGAGCTGTGGAACATCTTTTCCAACTACGGCCTCACCGTCATTCCCCTCTTCATCCTCGTGGGGGAGATCGTGCACTATGCCGGGTACAACAACAGTCTCTACTACGCCTCGTACCGCTGGTTCGGGCACAAGCGCGGGGGACTGGCCATGACCACCATCATGGCGAGCGCGGCATTCTCCGCCATCAGCGGCTCCAACACCGCCACCGCCGCGACCATGAGTGCGGTGGCCATCCCCGCCATGAAGGAGTACAAGTACCACCCGCTCCTGAATGCCGGTTCGGTCGCTGCAGGCGCAACGCTCGGGGTGCTGATCCCTCCGAGCATCGTCCTCGTGGTGTACGGGCTGTACACAGGGCAGTCGATCGGGAAACTCTTCTTCGGCAACGTGATCCCGAGCGCGATCCTCACCACCCTTATCCTCCTCACCGTGGTGTGGATCTGCCGACGCCACCCCGACTGGGGCCCCGCCGGCCCGAAGAGCACCTGGAACGAGCGCTTCGCCGCGCTGCCGGAGGCGCTGGACATCCTCCTTCTCTTCGGGATCATCATGTACGCACTCTTCACCGGAGTGGTGACCGCAACCGAGGCCGCCGCCGTCAGCTGCTTCCTCGCGCTGATCATCTGCACGGTGCGCAGGAAACTCACCTGGAAAAAGGTCGCCGGCGCCTTCGTCGATACGCTACGCATCTCCTGCATGGTCTTCATGATCGTGGCGGGGGCCGTCATCTTCGCCAAGTTCCTCACCATCACGCGCCTTCCGTACGAGACGGCGGAATGGATAAGCGCACTGCAGCTGCCGCGCTGGATGGTGCTGTGGGTGATCCTTCTTTGCTACATCATCGGCGGGTGCATCATGGACGCCCTGGCCTTTCTCCTGGTGTCGCTGCCGATATTCTACCCGCTGGTCACGCAGCTAGGTTACGATCCGGTGTGGTTCGGCCAGGTCATCACCATCGTCACCACCATGGGCTCCATCATGCCCCCGATCGGAATCTGCTGCTACGTCGTCTCCGGCATGTCGGGCATCCCTCTCGGCACCGTTTTCAAAAGCTCCCTGTACTATTTCCCTTCCTACATCGTCTCAATCGTAGTCCTCATGGTTTCCCCATACTGGACGGTACTGGTACTCTCCGACCTTGTGAAGTGA
- a CDS encoding methyl-accepting chemotaxis protein, translating into MQLTAKVNLTVMAIFAATVTILVSVAFFSSKSILSSVIQTSQISIASDNAANLNDWIQRKLQVVEAGAKDLSRSPSPEVLKRTIKTLAAAGSFTKIHPGYEDGSVVYSDDWAPPAGYDPRERPWYRQGKKELKTGLTEPYVAASTGKLIMTFMAPINGADGKFAGIFGADVTLDHVVEQVLSVKVGKSGHAFVTDAGGKILVHPDQSLTLKKNIKDLSPDLAKSDKNFAAAATGTMTYRAGGKKKFLTYARVPSTGWYLCTTVDEDEVLAPVRKQLVTLTLIGATCLAAGLLVLVLFVNRLLKPLRELYLRVAEVADGEGDLTKRLEVGGRKDEIGQLAQKLNLFLESVRGIIVQIADASRTITSDATGLKSTAEGISLGTEQVASQTVTVATASEQMSCTAADIARNCHHAADNAARAAETTEEGFRMVKSTVDGIRKRGEETKRHAEAISSLGERSEQIGAIVATIEEIADQTNLLALNAAIEAARAGDQGRGFAVVADEVRALAERTTGATKEISTMIRTIQQETKQAIASMEEGVKGSARGVEEAAGLEDALRETLAQVESLTSQVNQIAVAAEEQTATTCSITNSIQHMTEVVNETARGSQESADTASRLSVLATEMHRTVSKFKL; encoded by the coding sequence ATGCAGCTGACCGCAAAAGTTAACCTCACCGTTATGGCAATCTTTGCCGCTACTGTCACTATCCTGGTCTCAGTGGCATTCTTCAGCTCAAAGAGCATCTTGAGCAGCGTCATCCAGACGAGCCAGATCTCTATCGCCAGTGACAACGCAGCTAACCTCAACGACTGGATCCAGCGCAAGCTCCAGGTCGTGGAGGCCGGTGCAAAGGACCTGTCCCGCTCCCCGTCCCCCGAGGTGCTGAAAAGAACCATAAAAACGCTGGCCGCTGCCGGCTCCTTTACGAAGATCCATCCCGGGTACGAGGACGGCAGCGTCGTCTACTCCGACGACTGGGCGCCCCCCGCCGGGTATGACCCGCGCGAGCGCCCCTGGTACAGGCAGGGGAAGAAGGAGCTGAAGACGGGTCTCACGGAGCCGTACGTCGCCGCCTCCACCGGAAAGCTGATCATGACCTTCATGGCACCGATAAACGGGGCAGACGGAAAATTTGCCGGCATCTTTGGCGCCGACGTCACCCTCGATCATGTAGTGGAACAGGTCTTGAGCGTAAAGGTCGGTAAATCAGGGCACGCATTCGTGACCGATGCCGGCGGGAAGATCCTGGTGCATCCGGATCAGAGCCTCACTCTAAAGAAGAACATCAAGGATCTCTCCCCTGACCTCGCCAAAAGCGACAAGAACTTCGCCGCTGCCGCAACCGGCACGATGACGTATCGGGCCGGGGGGAAGAAGAAGTTTCTCACCTATGCGCGCGTTCCCTCTACCGGCTGGTATCTTTGCACCACCGTCGATGAGGACGAGGTCCTCGCTCCGGTGAGAAAGCAGCTGGTAACCCTCACGCTGATCGGGGCCACCTGCCTCGCCGCCGGACTCCTCGTGCTGGTCCTCTTTGTGAACAGGCTTCTGAAGCCCCTTCGTGAGCTGTACCTGCGCGTTGCAGAGGTGGCGGACGGCGAGGGGGACCTGACGAAGCGGCTGGAGGTAGGGGGGCGCAAGGACGAGATCGGGCAGCTTGCGCAAAAGCTGAACCTCTTCCTGGAAAGCGTGCGCGGCATCATCGTGCAGATCGCGGACGCCTCCCGGACCATAACGAGCGACGCTACAGGGCTCAAGTCCACTGCGGAGGGTATTTCCCTCGGGACGGAACAGGTAGCGTCCCAGACCGTGACGGTGGCGACGGCCAGCGAGCAGATGTCGTGCACCGCTGCAGACATCGCGCGCAACTGCCACCACGCTGCAGACAACGCCGCCCGCGCCGCCGAGACGACAGAGGAAGGGTTCCGCATGGTAAAGAGCACAGTGGACGGGATACGGAAGCGGGGCGAGGAGACGAAGCGCCATGCCGAGGCAATTTCCTCTCTTGGGGAGCGCTCCGAGCAGATAGGGGCGATCGTGGCGACTATCGAGGAGATCGCAGACCAGACGAACCTTTTGGCGCTCAATGCGGCCATCGAGGCCGCGCGTGCAGGGGACCAGGGGCGCGGCTTTGCGGTAGTTGCCGATGAGGTGCGTGCCCTCGCGGAGAGGACGACGGGCGCCACGAAAGAGATAAGCACGATGATCCGCACCATTCAACAGGAGACGAAGCAGGCGATCGCCTCCATGGAGGAAGGGGTGAAAGGGAGCGCCAGAGGAGTCGAGGAGGCGGCAGGGCTGGAGGATGCGCTTCGGGAAACGCTTGCCCAGGTGGAGTCTCTCACCAGCCAGGTTAATCAGATTGCGGTAGCTGCAGAGGAGCAGACCGCAACGACGTGCTCCATCACCAACAGCATCCAGCATATGACGGAAGTGGTGAACGAAACAGCCAGGGGTTCGCAGGAGAGCGCGGACACAGCCTCCAGGCTCTCCGTACTCGCGACAGAGATGCACCGGACGGTGAGCAAGTTCAAGCTGTAG